One window of Nocardia sp. NBC_00508 genomic DNA carries:
- a CDS encoding SDR family NAD(P)-dependent oxidoreductase yields the protein MKTWDGATAVVTGASSGIGAAFATALAERHCNLILVARREHRLRKLATDLEHTFGVRARILTADLSIPADVERLVAVLSADDNPIDLLVNNAGFATHGPLVDDDPARMREEIAVNITAVAELTRAILPDMVRRGAGAVVNIASTAAFQPIPFMAVYGATKAFVLSFTEALWGELEGSGVTALAVCPGATDTEFFDVAGEAASVGRRQTAAQVVAKALGELDRRAPRPSVVSGLANAVSARLPRYLPRRTTIRLTRGLVAAK from the coding sequence ATGAAGACCTGGGATGGCGCGACCGCGGTCGTGACCGGTGCGAGTAGCGGGATCGGCGCAGCGTTCGCCACCGCATTGGCGGAAAGACATTGCAATCTGATCCTGGTCGCCAGGCGCGAGCACCGGCTGCGCAAGCTGGCGACAGACCTCGAACACACCTTTGGTGTTCGGGCTCGAATCCTCACCGCGGACCTTTCGATCCCGGCCGACGTCGAGCGACTTGTGGCCGTGCTGTCCGCGGACGACAACCCGATCGACCTGCTGGTCAACAATGCCGGCTTCGCAACCCACGGCCCGCTCGTCGACGACGACCCCGCGCGAATGCGCGAGGAGATCGCGGTCAACATCACCGCCGTCGCGGAACTGACCCGGGCGATACTGCCGGACATGGTGCGGCGCGGCGCCGGAGCGGTGGTCAACATCGCCTCCACCGCGGCGTTCCAACCGATCCCGTTCATGGCCGTCTACGGCGCGACGAAGGCGTTCGTGCTCTCGTTCACCGAGGCGCTGTGGGGTGAACTCGAAGGCAGCGGTGTCACCGCCCTTGCCGTGTGCCCGGGTGCCACCGATACCGAGTTCTTCGACGTGGCGGGTGAAGCCGCCAGCGTCGGACGACGGCAGACAGCGGCGCAGGTGGTGGCGAAGGCGCTAGGTGAACTGGACCGCCGCGCACCCCGGCCGAGCGTGGTATCCGGGCTGGCGAACGCGGTGTCCGCGCGTCTGCCGCGGTATCTACCGCGCCGCACAACGATTCGCCTGACCCGCGGATTGGTCGCCGCGAAATGA
- a CDS encoding TetR/AcrR family transcriptional regulator: protein MTAADASKSARRRELLALAAELFAERGLRATTVRDIADAAGILSGSLYHHFDSKESMVDEILRGFLDDLFGRYREIVASGLSSRDTLEALVLASYESFDRWHAAVAIYQAEAKRLRTAERFTYIADYNREFRELWHRVLTNGVQDGSFRPELDVELAYRFLRDTVWVAVRWYRPGGPITVDNLAKQYLTIVLDGLTVPERTT, encoded by the coding sequence GTGACCGCAGCAGACGCCTCGAAATCAGCACGGCGCCGCGAGCTGCTCGCCTTGGCGGCCGAATTGTTCGCCGAGCGGGGATTGCGCGCCACCACCGTGCGTGACATCGCCGACGCGGCCGGAATCCTATCCGGGAGCCTTTACCACCACTTCGATTCCAAAGAGTCGATGGTGGACGAGATCCTGCGCGGCTTCCTGGACGATCTGTTCGGCCGCTACCGTGAGATCGTCGCCTCCGGGTTGAGCTCGCGAGACACCTTGGAAGCCTTGGTGCTCGCCTCCTACGAGTCGTTCGACCGCTGGCACGCCGCGGTGGCGATCTACCAGGCCGAGGCCAAGCGGTTGCGCACTGCGGAGCGGTTCACCTACATCGCCGACTACAACCGCGAATTCCGCGAACTCTGGCACCGGGTGCTGACCAACGGCGTACAGGACGGCAGTTTCCGGCCGGAACTGGACGTCGAACTGGCCTACCGCTTCCTGCGCGACACGGTGTGGGTCGCGGTGCGGTGGTACCGGCCCGGTGGACCCATCACCGTCGACAACCTCGCCAAGCAGTACCTGACCATCGTGCTCGACGGACTCACCGTCCCCGAGCGCACCACGTAG
- a CDS encoding acyl-CoA dehydrogenase family protein, which translates to MRFALSPEQLDFGASLRKLLDAGRTPAAVRAWASGDPGPGRMLIRQLAEAGVLGLAVAERHGGLGAEPIDLVVAFQEIGRAAAPGPLVETAAAIPALLQALPDPSPAARWLPGFAGGLALGTVAFETPGPSGVALDADTAEVVLFADKTRLCTGHRTGLVRSVDPARRLFAVSADDTIAEGEQVREAAAAGFDTGALACAAQLLGAGRALLHASTEYAKQRKQFGKAIGEFQAVKQKLADVLIALDLAEPLLYRAALTMTGPTRSRDVSAAVIACGDAAYRAARAALQVHGAIGYTAEYDLSLWLTKVTALRSAWGTPDLHRSRIARALRDETDRDRVAQGIA; encoded by the coding sequence ATGAGATTCGCGCTCAGCCCCGAACAGCTCGATTTCGGCGCCAGTCTGCGCAAACTGCTGGACGCTGGTCGCACACCCGCCGCGGTGCGCGCGTGGGCCTCGGGCGATCCCGGACCGGGCCGCATGCTGATCCGGCAGCTGGCCGAAGCCGGTGTGCTCGGCTTGGCTGTCGCGGAGCGGCACGGCGGCCTCGGCGCCGAGCCGATCGATCTGGTCGTGGCGTTCCAGGAGATCGGACGCGCGGCCGCGCCGGGACCGCTGGTGGAGACGGCCGCCGCGATTCCCGCACTGCTGCAAGCACTTCCGGATCCAAGTCCGGCCGCCCGGTGGCTGCCGGGCTTCGCGGGAGGTCTGGCGCTCGGTACGGTCGCTTTCGAGACGCCCGGTCCAAGCGGCGTCGCACTGGACGCCGACACCGCCGAGGTCGTCCTCTTCGCCGACAAAACGCGGCTGTGCACCGGACACCGCACCGGGCTGGTCCGGTCGGTCGATCCCGCGCGCCGCTTGTTCGCGGTGTCCGCTGACGACACCATCGCCGAGGGCGAGCAGGTGCGCGAAGCTGCGGCCGCGGGATTCGATACCGGTGCGCTGGCTTGCGCGGCCCAGTTGCTCGGCGCTGGACGGGCTCTGCTGCATGCTTCGACCGAATACGCCAAGCAGCGCAAGCAGTTCGGCAAGGCGATCGGCGAATTCCAGGCCGTGAAGCAAAAGCTCGCCGATGTGCTGATCGCGTTGGATCTGGCCGAGCCACTGCTCTACCGCGCCGCACTGACCATGACCGGCCCCACCCGAAGCCGGGACGTGTCGGCCGCCGTGATCGCCTGCGGTGACGCGGCTTACCGTGCGGCCCGTGCCGCCCTCCAGGTACACGGCGCGATCGGCTACACCGCCGAGTACGACCTCTCGCTGTGGCTGACCAAGGTGACCGCCTTGCGTTCGGCTTGGGGCACACCGGATCTGCACCGCTCCCGGATCGCCCGCGCGCTGCGCGATGAGACCGACCGAGACCGCGTCGCACAAGGTATCGCATGA
- a CDS encoding acyl-CoA dehydrogenase family protein: protein MDLDLDQATREFQREVREFLAATKPTKPLPSMDTKAGFEAHRAWERTLADARLSVVAWPGEFGGRDASLLEWVLFEQEYYAAGAPGRVSQNGIFLLAPTLFEHGTAEQLARIMPRMARGDDIWAQAWSEPEAGSDLAGIRSTARRTAGGWLLSGQKTWSSRAAFADWAFGLFRSDPEAERHKGLTYVMFPLTADGVSVRPIPQLDGEPGFAEIFLDDVFVPDRDVIGAPGEGWRVAMSTSSNERGLSLRSPGRFSATAQRLIDLWLDAGDQDNTTQRDAVVEAWIGSEAYRLHTFGTVTRLDQGGKLGAESSITKVFWSELDIAMHETALEVLGAAAERSGPWTDGYLFALSGPIYAGTNEIQRNIIAERLLGLPRGSSR, encoded by the coding sequence GTGGATCTGGATCTCGACCAGGCGACGCGGGAATTCCAGCGGGAAGTCCGCGAATTCCTGGCCGCCACCAAGCCCACGAAGCCGCTGCCCTCCATGGACACAAAAGCTGGATTCGAGGCACACCGCGCCTGGGAGCGCACCCTCGCCGACGCCCGGCTCTCGGTGGTCGCCTGGCCCGGGGAATTCGGCGGACGCGACGCCTCGCTGCTGGAATGGGTGCTGTTCGAGCAGGAGTACTACGCGGCAGGCGCGCCGGGGCGGGTCAGCCAGAACGGTATCTTCCTCTTGGCGCCGACGCTTTTCGAGCACGGCACGGCGGAGCAGCTGGCGCGGATCATGCCGCGGATGGCACGCGGCGACGACATCTGGGCGCAGGCGTGGTCCGAGCCGGAGGCGGGCAGCGATCTGGCCGGCATCCGCTCCACCGCCCGGCGCACCGCCGGAGGCTGGCTGCTGAGCGGCCAGAAGACCTGGAGCTCGCGCGCCGCCTTCGCGGACTGGGCGTTCGGGCTGTTCCGCAGCGACCCGGAGGCCGAGCGGCACAAGGGCCTCACCTACGTGATGTTCCCGCTCACCGCCGACGGCGTTTCCGTGCGCCCGATCCCGCAGCTGGACGGCGAGCCCGGCTTCGCGGAGATCTTCCTCGACGACGTCTTCGTGCCCGACCGTGACGTGATCGGCGCTCCCGGCGAGGGCTGGCGGGTGGCGATGAGCACCTCCAGCAACGAACGCGGCCTCTCGCTGCGCAGTCCCGGCCGGTTCAGCGCCACCGCACAGAGGCTGATCGATCTGTGGCTCGACGCAGGCGACCAGGACAACACCACGCAGCGCGACGCCGTCGTGGAGGCCTGGATCGGCAGCGAGGCATACCGGCTGCACACCTTCGGCACGGTCACCCGGCTCGACCAGGGCGGCAAACTGGGCGCGGAATCCTCGATCACCAAGGTGTTCTGGTCCGAACTCGACATCGCTATGCACGAGACCGCGCTCGAGGTGCTCGGCGCGGCGGCCGAGCGCTCCGGGCCGTGGACCGACGGATACCTGTTCGCGCTGTCCGGCCCGATCTACGCGGGCACCAACGAGATCCAGCGCAACATCATCGCCGAGCGGCTGCTCGGACTACCGAGAGGAAGCAGCCGATGA
- a CDS encoding YbhB/YbcL family Raf kinase inhibitor-like protein encodes MSSKAFADGAPIPEAYSCTGKNRPPPLTWTVPESAVRLALIMDDPDAPIGLFTHWVVSDIPPTTTFSEEGQAPKGGVVSLNSADLADYFGPCPPTGTGVHHYRFIVHALAHPVSLSSKTPVAQAKSAIEGASVGYGQLVGTYTVDTGPV; translated from the coding sequence GTGAGCAGTAAAGCTTTCGCCGATGGCGCACCCATTCCGGAGGCCTACTCGTGCACGGGAAAGAACCGACCGCCACCCCTGACGTGGACCGTTCCGGAATCAGCCGTCCGACTCGCCCTGATCATGGACGACCCGGACGCGCCCATCGGGCTGTTCACCCACTGGGTGGTCAGCGACATCCCGCCGACCACGACCTTCAGCGAGGAGGGCCAGGCCCCGAAGGGCGGTGTAGTCAGCCTCAACAGCGCGGACCTCGCCGATTACTTCGGTCCGTGCCCACCGACCGGGACCGGAGTGCACCACTACCGATTCATCGTGCATGCGCTGGCACACCCGGTTTCGTTGAGCTCGAAAACACCCGTGGCTCAGGCGAAATCCGCGATCGAGGGAGCAAGTGTCGGATACGGCCAGCTGGTCGGCACCTACACCGTTGACACCGGTCCGGTCTGA
- a CDS encoding enoyl-CoA hydratase: MSEPATPNEGPAIPDEGEVVTYQRRGRVAIVTLNRPDYRNAQNSVMTYALDAAFERAVQDPEVGVIVLAGNGKHFSAGHDIGTPGRDHHVRYQNKAALWWDHVDRVGGDQRFARELEVYLGMCRRWREIPKPTIAMVQGACIAGGLMLAWVCDLIIASDDAFFSDPVVRMGIPGVEYFAHPWVMGPRAAKEFLFTGDRFGAAQAKEWGMVNRVVPRAELEAETLALAEKIATMPQFGLALTKKAVNQAEDLMGMRSGMDSVFGLHHFAHAHNAEVGADSLGGMNAKSMKASASTEQNGTT, from the coding sequence ATGTCGGAACCGGCAACCCCGAACGAGGGCCCGGCCATCCCGGACGAGGGCGAGGTGGTCACCTACCAGCGGCGTGGCCGCGTCGCGATCGTCACGCTGAACCGGCCGGACTACCGCAACGCGCAGAACTCGGTGATGACCTACGCGCTGGACGCCGCCTTCGAACGCGCCGTGCAGGACCCCGAAGTCGGGGTGATCGTGCTGGCGGGCAACGGAAAGCACTTCAGCGCCGGGCACGACATCGGCACACCGGGCCGCGACCACCACGTGCGATACCAGAACAAAGCCGCGCTGTGGTGGGACCACGTCGACCGGGTCGGCGGCGATCAGCGCTTCGCCCGCGAACTCGAGGTCTATCTCGGCATGTGCCGCCGCTGGCGAGAGATTCCCAAGCCGACCATCGCGATGGTGCAGGGCGCCTGTATCGCGGGTGGGTTGATGCTGGCCTGGGTGTGCGATCTGATCATCGCCTCCGATGACGCGTTCTTCTCCGATCCGGTGGTTCGCATGGGCATTCCGGGCGTCGAGTACTTCGCGCACCCGTGGGTGATGGGCCCGCGCGCGGCCAAGGAGTTCTTGTTCACCGGCGACCGGTTCGGGGCGGCGCAGGCCAAGGAGTGGGGCATGGTCAACCGGGTGGTGCCGCGTGCCGAGCTCGAGGCCGAGACGCTGGCGCTGGCCGAAAAGATCGCCACCATGCCGCAATTCGGTCTGGCACTGACCAAGAAAGCCGTCAACCAGGCCGAGGACCTGATGGGCATGCGGTCGGGCATGGACTCGGTCTTCGGACTGCACCACTTCGCACACGCACACAACGCCGAAGTCGGCGCCGACTCGCTGGGCGGCATGAACGCCAAGTCGATGAAGGCTTCCGCGAGCACCGAACAGAACGGAACGACGTAG
- a CDS encoding SDR family oxidoreductase — protein sequence MTPGVGGRGPLSVAPAPVPGHGLLTGRTAVITAAAGTGIGSATARRMLAEGADVVVSDWHERRLAETATELAAEFPDRRVASIACDVQRTEQVNALVRGAAEAVGRIDIMVNNAGLGGETPVVDMTDEQWSRVLDITLNGTFRCTRAALGYFRDAGHGGVIVNNASVLGWRAQHGQAHYAAAKAGVMALTRCSAVEAAEFGVRINAVAPSIARHAFLDKVSSTELLDRLSEREAFGRAAEPWEVAATIAMLASDYTSYLTGEVVAVSSQRA from the coding sequence GTGACGCCCGGCGTCGGCGGTCGAGGGCCGCTGTCGGTCGCCCCCGCGCCCGTTCCAGGGCACGGCCTGCTGACCGGGCGGACCGCCGTGATCACCGCGGCCGCGGGCACCGGCATCGGGTCGGCCACCGCGCGCAGGATGCTGGCCGAGGGTGCGGACGTGGTGGTCTCCGACTGGCACGAGCGGCGTCTGGCGGAGACGGCCACCGAGCTCGCCGCCGAGTTCCCGGACCGGCGGGTGGCCTCGATCGCGTGCGACGTACAGCGCACCGAGCAGGTGAACGCGCTGGTACGCGGCGCGGCCGAGGCCGTCGGCCGGATCGACATCATGGTCAACAATGCCGGGCTGGGCGGGGAGACGCCGGTGGTCGACATGACCGACGAGCAGTGGAGCCGCGTTCTGGACATCACGCTCAATGGCACGTTCCGCTGCACCCGCGCCGCGCTCGGCTACTTCCGCGACGCGGGCCACGGGGGCGTGATCGTGAACAACGCCAGCGTGCTCGGCTGGCGTGCGCAGCACGGCCAAGCGCACTACGCCGCGGCGAAGGCGGGCGTGATGGCGCTGACCAGGTGCAGCGCGGTCGAGGCCGCCGAGTTCGGTGTCCGGATCAACGCGGTGGCCCCGAGCATCGCCAGACACGCTTTCCTGGACAAGGTGAGCTCGACCGAACTGCTGGACAGGTTGTCCGAGCGGGAAGCGTTCGGCCGCGCGGCCGAGCCGTGGGAGGTCGCCGCGACGATCGCGATGCTGGCCAGTGACTACACCTCGTACCTGACCGGCGAGGTGGTCGCGGTCAGCAGTCAACGCGCCTGA
- a CDS encoding FadD3 family acyl-CoA ligase, translating to MTTPAQTTPMALHHAARTFGAAPAIADDGVRLDWGQLLESVQDVARALIARGVQAGDRVAMWAPNTHHWVIAALAAHYVGAALVPLNTRYVAGEAADVLGRVHAKALFIAGSFLGRDRLAELHAAAPDLAIDTVVVIPVEPGTENMDIAALDWSELAIVAEQVTVAEAEERAAAVRPEDISDILFTSGTTGRSKGTLVAHRQALAVVRAWAECATLRADDRYLVVSPFFHNFGYKAGILACLVTGATIIPQATFDVPETMRLISAEKVTVLPGPPTIYQTILDFPDRDSFGLSSLRVAVTGAATVPVVLIERMRSELDFDVVITAYGLSEAAGFGTMCRADDDAETIANTCGRPIADFELRLGEAGEVLLRGPNVMLGYLDDPDSTAETIDADGWLHTGDVGTIDERGYLKITDRLKDMYISGGFNVYPAEIEQALARLEGVAESAVVGVPDTRMGEVGKAYVVRRPGSSLTEDQVLAHATTVLANFKVPRFVEFRDRLPYSAAGKVLKRQLREEKS from the coding sequence GTGACAACCCCTGCACAAACGACACCGATGGCACTGCACCACGCCGCGCGCACGTTCGGCGCCGCTCCCGCGATCGCGGATGACGGAGTCCGGCTGGACTGGGGCCAACTGCTCGAGTCGGTCCAAGACGTGGCCCGGGCCCTCATCGCGCGCGGTGTGCAGGCCGGCGACCGGGTGGCCATGTGGGCACCCAACACCCATCACTGGGTGATTGCCGCACTCGCCGCGCACTATGTCGGCGCCGCACTGGTGCCGTTGAACACCCGCTACGTCGCCGGCGAGGCCGCCGACGTGCTCGGCCGGGTGCACGCGAAGGCGCTGTTCATCGCGGGCAGCTTCCTCGGCCGCGACCGGCTTGCCGAATTGCATGCCGCTGCACCGGATCTCGCCATCGACACGGTAGTGGTGATTCCGGTCGAGCCGGGTACGGAGAACATGGATATCGCCGCGCTGGACTGGTCGGAACTCGCGATCGTCGCCGAACAGGTCACGGTGGCCGAAGCGGAGGAACGCGCTGCGGCGGTGCGCCCGGAAGACATCTCCGACATCCTTTTCACCTCCGGTACCACCGGTCGCAGCAAAGGCACCCTGGTCGCGCACCGGCAGGCGCTCGCGGTGGTGCGCGCGTGGGCGGAGTGCGCCACGTTGCGCGCGGACGACCGGTATCTGGTGGTGAGCCCGTTCTTCCACAATTTCGGCTACAAGGCGGGCATTCTCGCCTGCCTGGTCACCGGAGCCACGATCATCCCGCAGGCGACCTTCGACGTGCCGGAGACGATGCGGCTGATCAGCGCGGAGAAAGTCACGGTGCTGCCCGGTCCGCCGACCATCTATCAGACGATCCTGGACTTCCCCGACCGCGACAGCTTCGGCCTGAGCAGCCTGCGGGTGGCTGTCACCGGCGCGGCGACGGTACCGGTGGTGTTGATCGAGCGAATGCGGTCGGAACTCGACTTCGATGTCGTCATCACCGCATACGGCCTGTCCGAGGCCGCGGGCTTCGGCACCATGTGCCGCGCCGACGACGACGCCGAGACCATCGCGAACACCTGTGGCAGGCCGATCGCGGATTTCGAACTGCGGCTCGGCGAGGCGGGCGAGGTGTTGCTGCGCGGACCCAACGTCATGCTCGGTTACCTGGACGACCCGGACAGCACCGCCGAGACCATCGACGCCGACGGCTGGTTGCACACCGGCGACGTCGGCACGATCGACGAACGCGGGTACCTGAAGATCACCGACCGGCTCAAGGACATGTACATCTCCGGCGGCTTCAACGTCTATCCGGCCGAGATCGAGCAGGCGTTGGCCCGGCTGGAGGGCGTGGCCGAGTCCGCGGTCGTCGGGGTGCCCGACACCAGGATGGGCGAGGTGGGCAAGGCGTATGTGGTGCGCAGGCCCGGTTCGTCGCTCACCGAGGACCAAGTGCTCGCCCACGCCACCACCGTGCTGGCCAACTTCAAGGTGCCGCGGTTCGTCGAATTCCGCGACCGACTGCCCTACAGCGCCGCCGGGAAAGTGCTCAAGCGTCAACTACGTGAGGAGAAGTCGTAA
- a CDS encoding acetyl-CoA C-acetyltransferase: MSAPSASRRPYAPLRDAYVIDAVRTPVGKRGGALAGVHPADLGAAVLRGLLDRSPIAPGNVDDVIVGCVDNIGPQAGNIGRTMWLTAGYPEEVPGVTVDRQCGSSQQAVNFGAQAIMSGTAEVIVAAGVQNMSAIPISAAMLAGKEYGFDSPFVGAEGWDHRYGTGEVSQFQGAKLIAEKWGISREDMERWALRSHERARDAIKNGRFDNEIVPVGDFWIDQGPRETSLEKMATLPPLAEGSPLTAAVASQISDGASATLLASEWAVQEYGLTPRARIHHVSARGADPIFMLSAPIPATKWALEKSGLTIDDIDVVEINEAFAPVVLAWLKETGADPERVNVNGGAIALGHPLGATGAKLFATLLNELERIEGRYGLLTICEGGGTANATIIERLPR, from the coding sequence ATGTCAGCACCTTCCGCGTCCCGTCGTCCGTATGCCCCGTTGCGGGACGCCTACGTGATCGATGCGGTACGCACCCCGGTCGGCAAGCGCGGCGGCGCACTGGCGGGCGTGCACCCCGCCGATCTGGGTGCGGCCGTGCTGCGTGGCCTGCTGGATCGCAGCCCGATCGCCCCGGGCAACGTGGACGACGTCATCGTGGGTTGCGTCGACAACATCGGTCCGCAAGCGGGCAACATCGGCCGTACCATGTGGCTGACCGCGGGCTATCCCGAAGAGGTTCCCGGCGTCACGGTGGACCGGCAGTGCGGATCCAGCCAGCAGGCCGTCAATTTCGGCGCGCAGGCCATCATGAGCGGCACCGCCGAAGTGATCGTGGCCGCCGGTGTGCAGAACATGAGCGCGATACCGATCTCCGCCGCCATGCTCGCGGGCAAGGAGTACGGTTTCGACTCGCCGTTCGTGGGTGCGGAAGGCTGGGACCACCGCTACGGCACGGGTGAGGTCTCACAGTTCCAGGGGGCCAAGTTGATCGCCGAGAAATGGGGCATCAGCAGGGAAGATATGGAGCGCTGGGCGCTGCGCAGCCACGAGCGGGCCCGCGACGCGATCAAGAATGGTCGCTTCGACAACGAGATCGTGCCGGTCGGCGATTTCTGGATCGACCAGGGCCCCCGGGAGACCAGCCTGGAGAAGATGGCCACGCTGCCGCCGCTGGCCGAGGGCAGCCCGCTCACCGCCGCCGTAGCCAGCCAGATCTCCGACGGCGCCAGCGCTACCCTGCTCGCCTCGGAGTGGGCCGTGCAGGAGTACGGCCTGACGCCGCGAGCGCGCATCCACCACGTGAGCGCGCGCGGCGCGGACCCGATCTTCATGCTCAGCGCGCCGATTCCGGCGACCAAGTGGGCGCTGGAGAAGTCCGGCCTCACCATCGACGACATCGATGTGGTCGAGATCAACGAGGCTTTCGCGCCGGTGGTGCTGGCCTGGTTGAAGGAGACCGGCGCCGACCCGGAGCGGGTCAACGTCAACGGCGGCGCGATCGCCCTCGGCCACCCGCTCGGCGCCACCGGCGCAAAGCTTTTCGCCACCTTGCTCAACGAGCTCGAACGGATCGAGGGCCGCTACGGCCTGCTGACCATCTGCGAGGGCGGCGGCACCGCCAACGCCACCATCATCGAGCGCCTGCCCCGCTGA
- a CDS encoding TetR/AcrR family transcriptional regulator, whose translation MTDTRLRRARGEGERLRAELVSAAIELLLEPQSLPTPALRAIARACGVAPSAVYLHFPSQDALNYAVTEELFGRLRHALDVADISTGTHADRLRALIDAYLTWAENHPGAYQLLFERPDPPIESGTGPGLDLLDRLADLLPAAENSADLALRVWCALHGVVSLRIHKPTAPWTSEPRADAWAVVAALADLP comes from the coding sequence ATGACCGATACACGCCTGCGACGAGCGCGTGGGGAGGGCGAGCGGCTGCGCGCGGAGTTGGTTTCCGCCGCGATCGAGCTGCTGCTGGAACCGCAGTCGTTGCCAACGCCAGCACTGCGGGCCATCGCCCGGGCCTGCGGTGTCGCACCCAGTGCGGTCTACCTGCATTTCCCGTCTCAGGATGCGCTGAACTATGCGGTGACCGAGGAACTGTTCGGTCGGCTGCGGCACGCGCTGGACGTCGCGGACATTTCCACCGGCACCCACGCGGACCGGCTGCGCGCGTTGATCGACGCCTATCTCACATGGGCCGAAAATCATCCGGGCGCCTACCAATTGCTGTTCGAACGCCCCGATCCCCCGATCGAATCCGGCACCGGGCCAGGGCTGGATCTGCTGGATCGTCTCGCCGATCTGTTACCCGCCGCCGAGAACTCCGCGGATCTCGCGCTGCGTGTGTGGTGCGCCTTGCACGGCGTAGTCTCGCTACGCATCCACAAACCTACGGCCCCTTGGACATCGGAACCACGTGCCGACGCATGGGCAGTCGTTGCAGCCCTCGCCGACCTACCGTGA
- a CDS encoding acyl-CoA dehydrogenase family protein: MQDARFAAEVREWLEENLNGEFRALRGLGGPGREHEAFDERLAWDRHLAAAGWTCLGWPKEYGGREATVRQQVIFHEEYAKANAPARVSHVGEELLGPTLLAFGTKAQKDRFLPGIRTVTELWCQGYSEPGAGSDLAAIATSAHLDGDEWSINGQKIWTSLAHVADWCFVLARTERGSSRHKGLSYLLVPMKQPGIDVRPIIQLTGTSEFNEVFFDNARTAADLVVGEPGDGWRIAMGTLTFERGISTLGQQIRFARELADIEALARRTGAADDPLIADRIDRAWVGLRVLRAHAMRTMEGAGVDDGGGQASVAKLLWANWHRGLGELAMAVLGARGLVAGADDLNEWQRLYLFTRADTIYGGSNEVQRNIIAERVLGLPREARP, from the coding sequence ATGCAAGATGCGCGTTTCGCCGCCGAGGTGCGCGAGTGGCTGGAGGAGAACCTCAACGGAGAATTCCGCGCGCTGCGGGGCCTCGGTGGCCCCGGCCGCGAACACGAGGCGTTCGACGAGCGCCTGGCCTGGGACCGGCACTTGGCGGCGGCGGGTTGGACCTGCCTGGGCTGGCCGAAGGAGTACGGCGGCCGCGAGGCCACCGTCCGCCAGCAGGTGATCTTCCACGAGGAGTACGCCAAGGCCAACGCGCCCGCGCGGGTGTCGCACGTCGGTGAGGAACTGCTCGGCCCCACCCTCCTCGCCTTCGGCACCAAGGCCCAGAAGGATCGGTTCCTGCCCGGCATCCGCACCGTCACCGAGCTGTGGTGCCAGGGTTACTCGGAACCGGGCGCGGGCTCGGACCTGGCCGCGATCGCCACCTCGGCGCACCTGGACGGCGACGAGTGGTCGATCAACGGGCAGAAGATCTGGACGTCGCTGGCCCACGTGGCGGACTGGTGCTTCGTCCTCGCCCGCACCGAGCGCGGCTCCTCCCGGCACAAAGGCCTGTCCTACCTGCTGGTCCCGATGAAGCAGCCGGGCATCGATGTGCGTCCGATCATCCAGCTCACCGGGACGTCCGAGTTCAACGAGGTCTTCTTCGACAACGCACGCACCGCCGCCGACCTGGTGGTCGGCGAACCGGGTGACGGCTGGCGGATCGCCATGGGCACGCTCACCTTCGAACGCGGCATCTCCACGCTCGGCCAGCAGATCCGGTTCGCCCGTGAACTGGCCGACATCGAGGCGCTGGCCCGCCGCACCGGCGCGGCCGACGACCCGCTGATCGCCGACCGGATCGACCGAGCCTGGGTCGGGCTGCGGGTGCTGCGCGCGCACGCCATGCGCACGATGGAGGGGGCAGGCGTAGACGACGGCGGCGGGCAGGCGTCGGTGGCGAAACTGCTGTGGGCCAACTGGCATCGCGGACTCGGCGAGCTGGCGATGGCCGTGCTCGGCGCCCGCGGCCTGGTGGCGGGCGCGGACGATCTCAACGAATGGCAGCGGCTGTACCTGTTCACCCGCGCCGACACCATCTACGGAGGTTCGAACGAAGTGCAGCGCAACATCATCGCCGAGCGCGTGCTCGGACTGCCGCGTGAGGCGCGCCCGTGA